A genome region from Procambarus clarkii isolate CNS0578487 chromosome 78, FALCON_Pclarkii_2.0, whole genome shotgun sequence includes the following:
- the LOC138357517 gene encoding uncharacterized protein encodes MGKRLEEIGDYSTEASLTRYTPVGTYTQPWEHTHPRGNIHTAVGTYTQPWEHTHSRGNIYTAVGTYTQPWEHIHSRGNIHTAVGTYTQPWEHIHSRGNIYTAVGTYTQPWEHTHSRGNRYTAVGTDTQPWEHIHSRGNIHTAVGTYTQPWEHTHSRGNIHTAVGTYTQPWEQIHSRGNRYTAVGTYTQPWEQIHSRGNRYTAVGTYTQPWEQIHSRGNIYTAVGTDTQPWEQIHSRGN; translated from the coding sequence ATGGGTAAGAGGTTAGAGGAAATAGGAGATTATTCAACTGAGGCTAGCTTGACCAGATACACCCCCGTGGGAACATATACACAGCCGTGGGAACATACACACCCCCGTGGGAACATACACACAGCCGTGGGAACATATACACAGCCGTGGGAACATACACACAGCCGTGGGAACATATACACAGCCGTGGGAACATATACACAGCCGTGGGAACATATACACAGCCGTGGGAACATACACACAGCCGTGGGAACATATACACAGCCGTGGGAACATATACACAGCCGTGGGAACATATACACAGCCGTGGGAACATACACACAGCCGTGGGAACATACACACAGCCGTGGGAACAGATACACAGCCGTGGGAACAGATACACAGCCGTGGGAACATATACACAGCCGTGGGAACATACACACAGCCGTGGGAACATACACACAGCCGTGGGAACATACACACAGCCGTGGGAACATACACACAGCCGTGGGAACATATACACAGCCGTGGGAACAGATACACAGCCGTGGGAACAGATACACAGCCGTGGGAACATATACACAGCCGTGGGAACAGATACACAGCCGTGGGAACAGATACACAGCCGTGGGAACATATACACAGCCGTGGGAACAGATACACAGCCGTGGGAACATATACACAGCCGTGGGAACAGATACACAGCCGTGGGAACAGATACACAGCCGTGGGAACTGA